The following are encoded in a window of Parambassis ranga chromosome 15, fParRan2.1, whole genome shotgun sequence genomic DNA:
- the LOC114446931 gene encoding elongation of very long chain fatty acids protein 6-like yields MLLNDTDLRLSEYGFERRFDDRGAIQWMQQNWSTSFVFSALYAALVFGGQHYMKPRPKMNLRRPLVLWSLSLALFSIIGAARTGSYMFHMLSSSGFRRSICDQSFYNGPVSKFWAYAFVLSKAPELGDTAFIVLRKQKLLFLHWYHHITVLLYSWYSYKDMVAGGGWFMTMNYAVHALMYSYYAARAAGLRVPRPFAVLITSAQIAQMAMGVTVSGLVYRWMQHGDCPSHLHNIAWAGLMYLSYLLLFSNFFYRTYLRRPDSTKAKSQ; encoded by the exons ATGCTGCTGAACGACACCGACCTCCGGCTCTCTGAGTACGGCTTCGAGCGGCGCTTCGATGACCGCGGAGCGATTCAGTGGATGCAGCAGAACTG GAGTACTTCCTTTGTTTTCAGTGCTCTGTACGCCGCCCTGGTGTTTGGAGGTCAGCACTACATGAAGCCTCGACCCAAAATGAACCTGCGGAGGCCGCTGGTCCTCTGGTCGCTGAGCCTCGCTCTCTTCag CATCATCGGGGCCGCTCGGACCGGTTCCTACATGTTCCACATGCTCAGCTCCAGCGGCTTCAGACGCTCCATCTGTGATCAGAGCTTCTACAACGGCCCGGTCAGCAAGTTCTGGGCCTACGCCTTCGTCCTCAGCAAAGCTCCCGAGCTCG GTGACACGGCGTTCATCGTGCTCAGGAAGCAGAAGCTGCTCTTCCTGCACTGGTACCACCACATCACCGTGCTGCTGTACTCCTGGTACTCCTACAAAGACATGGTGGCCGGCGGCGGCTGGTTCATGACCATGAACTACGCCGTGCACGCACTCATGTACAGCTACTACGCTGCTCGTGCCGCCGGCCTGCGCGTACCCCGCCCCTTCGCCGTGCTCATCACCAGCGCCCAGATTGCTCAGATGGCGATGGGGGTGACGGTGAGCGGGCTGGTGTACCGCTGGATGCAGCATGGCGACTGCCCGTCCCACCTCCACAACATCGCCTGGGCGGGGCTCATGTACCTCAGCTACCTGCTGCTCTTCTCCAACTTCTTCTACCGCACATACCTGCGCCGCCCCGACTCCACCAAGGCCAAGAGCCAGTAG
- the LOC114446925 gene encoding apoptosis-inducing factor 2-like has translation MGGQVSSAEGVHVVVVGGGFGGIAAAQQLKSQRMDFTLIDMRDAFHHNVAALRASVQPGFAQRTFIPYAETFGESFVQGRVERVDTERQLVILQGGREIQYSHLILCTGTDGPFPGKFNMEASYQTAVQMYQDFVSQVQAADSVLVVGGGSTGVEMAAEIKTEYPEKTVVLVHSKIGLADSDLLPSVRQQAKQVLLEKGVQLLLGHRVCDLSDLQLNVAHKNTQVTTDKGHTLTTDMIVCCTGLKVNATAYASSFNSCLADNGALKVNDYLQVEGFSNVYAVGDCADIKEPKMAYHAGLHAAVAVSNIANSLQGKALKAYCTGNVTMLLAMGRDDGVGQFNGLRLPRYLVTLGKSRDLLLWKSWREMNQQQP, from the exons atgGGAGGTCAGGTGTCGTCAGCGGAGGGCGTCcacgtggtggtggtgggtggaggATTTGGCGGCATCGCAGCGGCTCAGCAGCTGAAATCTCAAAGAATGGACTTCACCCTGATTGACATGCGAGACGCCTTTCATCACAACGTGGCGGCGCTGCGAGCCTCCGTACAGCCAG GCTTCGCTCAGAGGACCTTTATCCCATATGCAGAGACGTTTGGGGAGAGTTTTGTTCAAGGCCGAGTGGAGCGAGTGGACACTGAGAGGCAGCTGGTCAtcctgcagggagggagg gagatcCAGTACTCCCACCTCATCCTGTGCACTGGGACTGACGGGCCGTTCCCCGGGAAGTTCAACATGGAGGCGTCGTATCAAACAGCTGTCCAGATGTACCAGGACTTCGTCAGCCAG gtccaGGCTGCGGACTCGGTGCTGGTGGTCGGAGGAGGGTCGACCGGTGTGGAGATGGCTGCTGAGATCAAGACGGAGTATCCGGAGAAGACG gtggttctggtCCACTCTAAAATCGGGCTGGCCGACTCGGATCTGCTGCCCAGCGTCAGACAGCAGGCCAAGCAGGTGCTGCTGGAGAAAggagtgcagctgctgctcg gACACAGAGTGTGCGACCTGTCGGACCTGCAGCTCAACGTGGCGCACAAGAACACACAGGTCACCACCGacaaaggacacacactgaccactGACATGATCGTCTGCTGCACCGGGCTGAAGGTCAACGCCACCGCGTACGCTTCCAGCTTca ACAGTTGCCTCGCTGATAACGGGGCTCTGAAGGTAAACGACTACCTGCAGGTTGAAGGTTTCTCCAACGTCTACGCCGTGGGCGACTGTGCTGACATCAAAGAGCCCAAGATGGCGTACCACGCAGGCCTTCACGCTGCCGTTGCCGTTAGCAACATCGCCAACAGTCTGCAAGGGAAGGCGCTGAAGGCGTATTGCACAG GTAACGTCACCATGTTGTTGGCGATGGGCCGGGACGACGGCGTAGGTCAGTTTAACGGCCTGCGGCTGCCTCGCTACCTCGTCACTCTGGGGAAAAGCAGAGATCTGTTACTGTGGAAGAGCTGGAGGGAGATGAACCAGCAAcagccctga